The Urbifossiella limnaea genome has a window encoding:
- a CDS encoding ABC transporter ATP-binding protein: protein MALLQIEKLTMRFGGITAVNGVDLTVEPGRIFSVIGPNGAGKTTVFNAVTGIYEPTEGRVLFRGRPIERAFTWKPVAGAVAVGLLTGLVCLLLAVNVNALWKAAIRQNYTDARATFPWGKALSDATAHVSARGTAAGGGFAFGFVVGAAGMLLTWWRSRRTPDVISQGGIARTFQNIRLFHAMTVLENVQVGMSRAIKGHPLAALLHLPAHRREEAEFRARAGEWLAFVGLAGKHNELACNLAYGDQRRLEIARALATSPELLLLDEPAAGMNPSETANLMGLIRQIRDRGVTVLLIEHHMSLVMGISDRVAVLDYGVKIAEGPPAEVSRDPKVIEAYLGKEEVS, encoded by the coding sequence ATGGCGCTGCTGCAGATCGAAAAGCTCACCATGCGGTTCGGCGGCATCACCGCCGTGAACGGCGTTGACCTGACGGTCGAGCCCGGCCGCATCTTCTCCGTCATCGGCCCGAACGGCGCCGGCAAGACGACCGTGTTCAACGCCGTCACCGGCATCTACGAGCCGACCGAGGGGCGCGTCCTGTTCCGCGGCCGGCCGATCGAGCGCGCCTTCACCTGGAAGCCGGTCGCCGGGGCCGTCGCCGTCGGGCTGCTGACCGGGCTGGTGTGCCTGCTCCTGGCGGTGAACGTCAACGCGCTGTGGAAGGCGGCCATCCGCCAGAACTACACCGACGCCCGCGCCACCTTCCCGTGGGGCAAGGCGCTGTCGGACGCCACCGCGCACGTCTCGGCGCGCGGCACCGCGGCCGGCGGCGGGTTCGCGTTCGGGTTCGTCGTCGGCGCCGCCGGCATGCTGCTGACGTGGTGGCGCAGCCGCCGCACGCCGGACGTGATCTCGCAGGGCGGCATCGCCCGCACGTTTCAGAACATCCGCCTGTTCCACGCGATGACGGTGCTGGAGAACGTGCAGGTCGGCATGAGCCGGGCCATCAAGGGGCACCCTCTGGCGGCGCTGCTCCACCTGCCGGCGCACCGCCGCGAAGAAGCCGAGTTCCGCGCCAGGGCCGGCGAGTGGCTGGCGTTCGTCGGGCTGGCCGGCAAGCACAACGAGTTGGCGTGCAACCTCGCGTACGGCGACCAGCGGCGGCTCGAAATCGCGCGGGCCCTGGCGACGAGCCCCGAACTGCTGCTGCTCGACGAGCCGGCCGCGGGGATGAACCCGAGCGAGACGGCGAACCTGATGGGCCTGATCCGCCAGATCCGCGACCGCGGCGTGACGGTGCTGCTGATCGAGCACCACATGAGCCTGGTGATGGGGATTTCGGACCGCGTCGCGGTGCTGGACTACGGCGTGAAGATCGCCGAGGGGCCGCCCGCCGAGGTGAGCCGCGACCCGAAGGTGATCGAGGCGTACCTGGGCAAGGAGGAGGTGAGCTGA
- a CDS encoding mandelate racemase/muconate lactonizing enzyme family protein yields MHLVSLSADHLRVPLARPGRVSLTDPAPAGPTAVDVILVRAETDAGLTGLGYAVVVGPGAATVRALIDADVSPLVVGADPRQPEKRFAAAEAYFRGVGFAGLAARAYSAVDVALWDIKAKAAGVPLWELLGAARPAAPFFVSDVAAGRSAADVVKAAKPLLKQGATAVRIEVGGGDVRADADRVREINDGLGDDWAVCVAADGRFDLGTAEALTHFFEDVGVEWFEDPLPATDTIGYAKLAGMAEIPIAVGSSFATRDRFFQTIRDGVIRVVRPDVGRLGGITPVLKVAAVAEAFGVSVSPVRLPEVGVQLACGLPAVTRVDRVDWLADVFPGTVRASEGKLIPPAGPGLGLELAPDAERFRV; encoded by the coding sequence ATGCACCTCGTCTCTCTCTCCGCCGACCACCTCCGCGTCCCGCTCGCACGGCCGGGGCGTGTGTCGCTCACCGACCCCGCCCCCGCCGGCCCCACCGCCGTCGACGTGATCCTCGTCCGTGCCGAAACCGACGCCGGCCTCACGGGGCTCGGCTACGCCGTCGTCGTCGGCCCCGGCGCCGCCACCGTTCGCGCCCTGATCGACGCCGACGTTTCGCCCCTGGTGGTGGGCGCCGACCCGCGCCAGCCCGAGAAGCGGTTCGCGGCCGCGGAGGCGTACTTCCGCGGCGTCGGCTTCGCCGGCCTCGCCGCGCGCGCGTACTCGGCCGTGGACGTTGCACTGTGGGACATCAAGGCCAAGGCAGCCGGCGTGCCGCTGTGGGAGCTGCTCGGCGCGGCGCGGCCGGCGGCACCCTTCTTCGTCTCGGACGTGGCGGCCGGCCGGTCCGCGGCGGACGTGGTGAAGGCCGCGAAGCCGCTGCTGAAGCAAGGGGCAACCGCCGTGCGCATCGAGGTCGGAGGCGGCGACGTGCGGGCCGACGCCGACCGCGTCCGCGAGATCAACGACGGCCTCGGGGACGACTGGGCCGTGTGCGTCGCGGCCGACGGCCGGTTCGACCTGGGCACCGCCGAGGCACTGACGCACTTCTTCGAGGACGTCGGCGTCGAGTGGTTCGAGGACCCACTGCCGGCGACCGACACCATCGGCTACGCCAAGCTCGCGGGGATGGCGGAAATCCCCATCGCCGTCGGCTCGTCGTTCGCCACCCGCGACCGCTTCTTCCAGACGATCCGCGACGGCGTCATCCGCGTGGTTCGGCCGGACGTGGGCCGGCTCGGCGGCATCACCCCGGTGCTGAAGGTGGCGGCGGTGGCGGAGGCGTTCGGCGTGTCGGTGTCGCCGGTGCGGTTGCCCGAAGTGGGGGTGCAGTTGGCGTGCGGCCTACCGGCGGTGACGCGCGTGGACCGCGTGGACTGGCTGGCGGACGTGTTTCCTGGCACGGTCCGTGCATCGGAGGGGAAGTTAATACCGCCCGCGGGGCCGGGGTTGGGCCTGGAGCTCGCACCGGACGCCGAACGGTTCCGTGTTTAA
- a CDS encoding dihydrofolate reductase, translated as MRLALIAALGRNHVIGTETGLPWHLPRDLKHFRALTLGKPIILGRTTFEQIGRPLPDRPNLVLTRRPDFAPAGVHVVRSAADALELAASFGAEEAVVIGGGEVYREFLPLADRLYLTVVDGEFAGTTRFPVDLLDRLAFAVTNVQRHPADERNAHAVTFWQLDRAAGGAAPSAVLGLA; from the coding sequence ATGCGACTGGCGCTCATCGCCGCGCTCGGCAGGAACCACGTCATCGGCACCGAAACCGGCCTGCCGTGGCACCTGCCGCGCGACCTGAAGCACTTCCGCGCCCTCACGCTCGGCAAACCGATCATCCTCGGCCGCACCACATTCGAGCAGATCGGCCGACCGCTCCCCGACCGCCCGAACCTCGTCCTCACGCGCCGACCGGACTTCGCCCCGGCCGGCGTGCACGTCGTGCGCTCGGCGGCCGACGCGCTGGAACTGGCGGCCTCGTTCGGCGCCGAGGAGGCGGTGGTGATCGGCGGCGGCGAGGTGTACCGCGAGTTCCTGCCGCTGGCCGACCGGCTCTACCTCACTGTGGTGGACGGCGAGTTCGCAGGAACGACGCGCTTCCCGGTGGACCTGCTCGACCGGCTGGCGTTCGCGGTGACGAACGTGCAGCGGCACCCGGCCGACGAGCGGAACGCCCACGCGGTGACGTTCTGGCAGCTCGACCGCGCCGCGGGCGGTGCGGCGCCGTCGGCAGTGCTGGGGTTAGCGTAG
- a CDS encoding ABC transporter ATP-binding protein, protein MPPLLSVDKLEAGYGPINVLHGISLTVEPGEIVAMIGANGAGKTTTLMSLSGVVKARGGRVVFDGRDLTAAKVPAHQVVRFGLAQSPEGRKIFPRLTVLENLQMGAFTRTDADGVKADIEKAFGMFPILRERQHQAGGLLSGGQQQMLAIARALMSRPKLLLLDEPSLGLAPQIVVQIFEVIRELNRQGMSVLLVEQNARMALKVAHRGYVLETGRVTMSDRADVLLNDPRIRAAYLGE, encoded by the coding sequence ATGCCTCCTCTGCTTTCGGTCGACAAACTCGAAGCCGGCTACGGCCCCATCAACGTCCTCCACGGCATCTCGCTCACGGTGGAGCCGGGCGAGATCGTCGCCATGATCGGCGCCAACGGCGCCGGCAAGACGACCACGCTGATGAGCCTGTCCGGCGTCGTGAAGGCCCGCGGCGGCCGCGTCGTGTTCGACGGCCGCGACCTCACCGCCGCGAAGGTGCCGGCGCACCAGGTGGTGCGGTTCGGGCTGGCGCAGTCGCCGGAGGGGCGCAAAATCTTCCCGCGGCTGACGGTGCTCGAAAACCTCCAGATGGGCGCCTTCACCCGCACCGACGCCGACGGGGTGAAGGCAGACATCGAGAAGGCGTTCGGGATGTTCCCGATCCTGCGGGAGCGACAGCACCAGGCCGGCGGGCTGCTCTCCGGCGGGCAGCAGCAGATGCTCGCCATCGCCCGGGCGCTGATGAGCCGGCCGAAGCTGCTGCTGCTGGACGAGCCGTCGCTGGGGCTGGCGCCGCAGATCGTGGTGCAGATCTTCGAGGTGATCCGCGAGCTGAACCGGCAGGGGATGTCGGTGCTGCTGGTGGAGCAGAACGCCCGGATGGCGCTGAAGGTGGCCCACCGCGGCTACGTGCTGGAGACCGGCCGGGTGACCATGAGCGACCGGGCCGACGTGCTGCTGAACGACCCGCGCATCCGGGCGGCGTATCTGGGCGAGTAG
- a CDS encoding ArsR/SmtB family transcription factor, with protein sequence MIDYQAARKVAARLAALAEPTRVRVIDRLAHGPLHVGALAELLDVPMVNLSHHLGVMRQAGLLEDEKEGRRVVYRLHPDVARPGDGDALAVLDLDGFKVRVRKGATPPAVTAKPKKK encoded by the coding sequence GTGATCGACTACCAGGCCGCCCGCAAGGTGGCGGCACGTCTGGCCGCGCTGGCCGAGCCGACCCGCGTCCGGGTCATCGACCGCCTGGCCCACGGGCCGCTGCACGTGGGCGCGCTCGCCGAGCTGCTGGACGTGCCGATGGTGAACCTGTCCCACCACCTCGGCGTGATGCGCCAGGCCGGGCTGCTCGAAGACGAGAAGGAAGGCCGGCGAGTCGTCTACCGCCTCCACCCGGACGTGGCCCGCCCCGGCGACGGCGACGCCCTCGCGGTGCTCGACCTGGACGGGTTCAAGGTGCGCGTCCGCAAGGGGGCGACGCCGCCGGCGGTGACGGCGAAGCCGAAAAAGAAGTGA
- the dtd gene encoding D-aminoacyl-tRNA deacylase: MRAVLQRVRRAAVVVTGETVGAVEAGWLVLLGVAPADTPAEAVWLADKVAHLRAFEDDAGKMNRSVLDVGGGVLVVSQFTLYGDTRKGRRPSFTGAAPPAVAEPLYERFAAELRAVGLPVATGRFGADMQVELVNDGPVTFVLESGQ, encoded by the coding sequence ATGCGTGCCGTCCTCCAGCGCGTCCGCCGGGCGGCCGTCGTCGTGACCGGCGAGACCGTCGGCGCCGTCGAGGCCGGCTGGCTCGTGCTGCTCGGCGTCGCGCCGGCCGACACGCCCGCCGAGGCCGTGTGGCTCGCGGACAAGGTGGCGCACCTGCGGGCCTTCGAGGACGACGCCGGAAAGATGAACCGCTCGGTGCTGGACGTGGGCGGCGGCGTGCTGGTGGTGAGCCAGTTCACGCTGTACGGCGACACCCGCAAGGGCCGCCGGCCGAGCTTCACCGGGGCGGCGCCGCCGGCGGTGGCGGAGCCGCTGTACGAGCGGTTCGCGGCCGAACTGCGGGCCGTCGGGCTGCCGGTGGCGACCGGCCGGTTCGGCGCCGACATGCAGGTGGAGTTGGTGAACGACGGCCCGGTGACGTTCGTACTTGAAAGTGGGCAGTGA
- a CDS encoding FHA domain-containing protein: MSDPRLQSLHLEGHARRDQFRAARQAIHAACGNHTLVSDPARAPVPDDRLDAPTVAPPAEAAVLAGRFTFYLKDGPDVYPLHMGMNSVGRLPDNDVVIRDECVSRRHCAVVVHTNLCCEVYDVASKNGTLVNGKRIGGPTKLQSGDQLLLCNHKLTFHMTDVLPEPAAVAG, translated from the coding sequence ATGTCGGACCCCCGCTTACAGAGCTTGCACCTGGAGGGCCACGCCCGGCGGGACCAGTTCCGCGCCGCGCGCCAGGCCATCCACGCGGCCTGCGGGAACCACACCCTCGTCTCCGACCCCGCCCGCGCCCCCGTCCCCGACGACCGCCTCGACGCCCCCACCGTGGCCCCGCCGGCCGAGGCCGCGGTCCTCGCCGGTCGGTTCACCTTCTACCTGAAGGACGGCCCCGACGTCTACCCGCTGCACATGGGGATGAACAGCGTCGGCCGGCTGCCGGACAACGACGTGGTGATCCGCGACGAGTGTGTGTCACGCCGGCACTGCGCGGTGGTGGTTCACACGAACCTGTGCTGCGAGGTCTACGACGTGGCCTCGAAGAACGGCACGCTGGTGAACGGCAAGCGGATCGGCGGGCCGACCAAGTTGCAGTCGGGCGACCAACTGTTGCTGTGCAACCACAAGCTCACGTTCCACATGACCGACGTGCTCCCCGAGCCGGCGGCCGTCGCGGGCTGA
- a CDS encoding branched-chain amino acid ABC transporter permease, whose amino-acid sequence MTPLFAADPAAAFGQFVLIGLVSGLLYALIALGYTMVYGIVELINFAHGDLFMLGCFLSLEVCLLVGARTQSEAGTPAGLAAVALMLVAAPLFCAALNVAVDRAVYKPLRTAPKLAPLVSAIGVSFVFMGVGLFWKGATDVTFPDLLGPRVTDPAAAPPEPANLLDGTGLRFTFKDLMVVLVTLPTMAALTLFVRYTTLGKAMRATAQNPTAAQLMGINVDRVIAATFALGGALAGVGSVVYSLYFNTVNYQMGFQNGVYAFTAAVLGGIGNIPGAVLGGIMIGLVKTLGGAYIGSEWSEALIFAILVVVLIFRPNGLLGARTREKV is encoded by the coding sequence ATGACGCCGCTTTTCGCCGCCGACCCCGCCGCCGCGTTCGGCCAGTTCGTCCTCATCGGGCTCGTGTCCGGGCTCCTCTACGCCCTGATCGCGCTCGGGTACACGATGGTGTACGGCATCGTCGAGCTGATCAACTTCGCCCACGGCGACCTGTTCATGCTCGGCTGCTTCCTGTCGCTGGAGGTGTGCCTGCTGGTCGGCGCCCGCACCCAGTCGGAGGCCGGCACCCCCGCCGGGCTCGCCGCCGTCGCCCTCATGCTCGTCGCCGCGCCGCTGTTCTGCGCGGCGCTGAACGTCGCCGTGGACCGGGCCGTCTACAAGCCGCTCCGCACCGCCCCGAAGCTGGCGCCGCTGGTGTCCGCCATCGGCGTCAGCTTCGTGTTCATGGGCGTCGGCCTGTTCTGGAAGGGCGCCACCGACGTGACCTTCCCCGACCTACTCGGCCCGCGCGTGACCGACCCCGCCGCCGCGCCGCCGGAGCCCGCCAACCTCCTCGACGGCACCGGCCTGCGGTTCACGTTCAAGGACCTCATGGTGGTGCTGGTGACGCTGCCGACGATGGCGGCGCTGACGCTGTTCGTGCGGTACACCACGCTCGGCAAGGCGATGCGGGCCACCGCCCAGAACCCGACCGCGGCGCAGCTGATGGGGATCAACGTGGACCGCGTCATCGCGGCGACGTTCGCCCTCGGCGGGGCGCTGGCGGGCGTCGGGTCGGTGGTGTACAGCCTGTACTTCAACACCGTCAACTACCAGATGGGCTTCCAGAACGGCGTGTACGCCTTCACCGCGGCCGTGCTCGGCGGCATCGGCAACATCCCCGGGGCGGTGCTCGGCGGCATCATGATCGGCCTGGTGAAGACGCTCGGCGGGGCGTACATCGGGTCCGAGTGGAGCGAGGCGCTGATCTTCGCCATCCTCGTCGTCGTGCTGATCTTCCGCCCGAACGGCCTGCTCGGCGCCCGCACCCGGGAGAAGGTATGA
- a CDS encoding BON domain-containing protein has protein sequence MRQMAAALILLALFVVLVGSRFSPADGDKLAAVSRLTAAKLRDALPTDAALAGPVGAFRRGLPDDPAGRVKARLETDRRLAGVPFTVSAEGEKVTLRGVVPDAAARRRAVSLAENTVGVAEVVDELAVPAG, from the coding sequence ATGCGGCAGATGGCGGCGGCGCTGATCCTGCTGGCCCTGTTCGTGGTGCTGGTCGGGAGCCGGTTCAGCCCGGCGGACGGCGACAAACTGGCGGCGGTGTCGCGGCTGACGGCGGCGAAGCTGCGCGACGCCCTGCCGACGGACGCGGCCCTGGCCGGTCCGGTGGGGGCGTTCCGCCGGGGGTTGCCGGACGACCCCGCCGGCCGGGTGAAGGCGCGGCTCGAGACGGACCGCCGGCTGGCAGGGGTGCCGTTCACGGTGTCGGCCGAGGGCGAGAAGGTGACCCTGCGCGGGGTGGTGCCGGACGCGGCGGCGCGGCGGCGGGCGGTGAGCCTGGCCGAGAACACGGTCGGCGTGGCCGAGGTGGTGGACGAGTTGGCGGTGCCCGCGGGGTGA
- a CDS encoding branched-chain amino acid ABC transporter permease, whose protein sequence is MSPRAVLSAAWLPVLFLALAALPFVPDKQVGLYAQQLTPIFILALLALGLNVVVGYTGLLHLGIAAFFGIGAYTVGILTVQTFPFQLAFPVAVLVGVLASAALGVATTAPTLRLRGDYLALVTMGFGLIIVFVIRNLDAITEGTRGLNPVTPKLLPGVDDPDLRPIRPANLGWGRYWYDYPYFYLLCLGLLALTNVLLRNLERSRLGRAWVALREDELAASCMGLNPARLKLTAIALGAAIAGLAGGLYAVAQQTTGGPEAYDFNRSMITLCCVILGGLGNRPGVLLGVFLLVGYDMVLTPVLDTYVQKREFQELFPAWMQGKQYLKVSGWRLFIFGAALIVMMRFRPSGLLPAARTKHELG, encoded by the coding sequence ATGAGCCCGCGCGCGGTCCTGTCCGCGGCGTGGCTGCCGGTGCTGTTCCTGGCCCTGGCCGCCCTGCCGTTCGTCCCCGACAAGCAGGTCGGGCTGTACGCCCAGCAGCTCACGCCGATCTTCATCCTGGCGCTCCTGGCGCTCGGGCTGAACGTCGTCGTCGGGTACACTGGGCTGCTGCACCTCGGCATCGCGGCGTTCTTCGGCATCGGCGCCTACACCGTCGGCATCCTGACGGTGCAGACGTTCCCGTTCCAGCTGGCGTTCCCCGTGGCCGTGCTCGTGGGCGTGCTGGCGTCGGCGGCGCTCGGCGTGGCCACGACCGCGCCGACGCTGCGCCTCCGCGGCGACTACCTGGCGCTCGTCACGATGGGGTTCGGGCTCATCATCGTGTTCGTGATCCGCAACCTCGACGCCATCACGGAAGGCACGCGCGGGCTGAACCCGGTGACGCCGAAGCTGCTGCCGGGCGTGGACGACCCGGACCTGCGGCCGATCCGCCCCGCGAACCTGGGCTGGGGCCGCTACTGGTACGACTACCCGTACTTCTACCTGCTGTGCCTCGGGCTGCTGGCGCTGACGAACGTGCTGCTGCGGAACCTGGAGCGGAGCCGACTCGGGCGGGCGTGGGTGGCGCTGCGCGAGGACGAGCTCGCCGCGTCGTGCATGGGCCTGAACCCGGCCCGGCTGAAGTTGACGGCGATCGCGCTGGGCGCGGCCATCGCCGGGCTCGCCGGCGGGCTGTATGCGGTGGCGCAGCAGACGACCGGCGGGCCGGAGGCGTACGACTTCAACCGCTCGATGATTACCCTGTGCTGCGTCATCCTCGGCGGCCTGGGCAACCGCCCGGGGGTGCTGTTGGGGGTGTTCCTGCTGGTCGGGTACGACATGGTGTTGACGCCGGTGCTGGACACGTACGTGCAGAAGCGCGAGTTCCAGGAGCTGTTCCCGGCGTGGATGCAGGGGAAGCAGTACCTGAAGGTGAGCGGGTGGCGGCTGTTCATCTTCGGGGCGGCGCTGATCGTGATGATGCGGTTCCGCCCCTCGGGCCTGTTGCCCGCGGCGCGGACGAAGCACGAGCTGGGTTGA
- a CDS encoding branched-chain amino acid ABC transporter substrate-binding protein — protein MDRRRFLAAATGLAAGSMAGCGGCGGSKDTRPVLKILSSFPRTGSAQGQTDTIVNGIKMAIEDFGGEVAGHRIDYVDADDATASSGKWEAAAEAKNARDAVADDDVMVFIGPYNSGAAKVSMPILNEGGVLQISPAATWPGLTKKQPGDTTGEPEVYRPAKRVTFCRVCPTDDVQGPLSADFVKETLTAKKVYILHDNELYGDGIAGLFEARCRAIGLEILGGGRRPIVHTQTSFREITEQVRALNPDMVYFGGTTQTAAGKLVKDLRASRVTCPVMVPDGCYEQAFLDSASAQDLANVYATIGGTDPSMLKGKGKEFVEKYKAKYTKEPEAYAVYGYEAAAVFLAAAKKVGRKDREAILKACLETKDFEGGVVGKWSFDADGDTTLQQLTISKVEGGKFVPQKTVDKK, from the coding sequence GTGGATCGTCGTCGCTTTCTCGCCGCCGCCACCGGGTTGGCGGCCGGGTCGATGGCCGGGTGCGGCGGGTGCGGCGGGTCGAAGGACACCCGGCCCGTCCTCAAGATCCTCTCCAGCTTCCCGCGCACCGGCTCCGCACAGGGGCAGACGGACACGATCGTTAACGGCATCAAGATGGCGATCGAGGACTTCGGCGGCGAAGTCGCCGGGCACCGGATCGACTACGTGGACGCCGACGACGCCACCGCGTCGTCCGGCAAGTGGGAGGCGGCCGCCGAGGCGAAGAACGCCCGCGACGCCGTCGCCGACGACGACGTGATGGTCTTCATCGGGCCGTACAACTCCGGCGCCGCGAAGGTGTCGATGCCGATCCTCAACGAGGGCGGCGTGCTGCAAATCTCCCCCGCCGCGACGTGGCCGGGGCTCACCAAGAAGCAGCCCGGCGACACCACCGGCGAGCCCGAGGTGTACCGCCCCGCGAAGCGCGTCACGTTCTGCCGCGTCTGCCCGACCGACGACGTGCAGGGGCCGCTGTCGGCCGACTTCGTCAAGGAGACGCTGACCGCCAAGAAGGTGTACATCCTCCACGACAACGAACTGTACGGCGACGGCATCGCCGGCCTGTTCGAGGCCCGCTGCCGGGCCATCGGGCTCGAGATCCTCGGCGGCGGCCGCCGGCCGATCGTCCACACTCAGACGTCGTTCCGCGAGATCACCGAGCAGGTGCGGGCGCTGAACCCCGACATGGTGTACTTCGGCGGCACCACCCAGACGGCCGCCGGCAAGCTCGTCAAGGACTTGCGGGCCTCCCGGGTGACGTGCCCGGTGATGGTGCCGGACGGGTGCTACGAGCAGGCCTTCCTCGACTCGGCGTCGGCCCAGGACCTGGCCAACGTGTACGCCACCATCGGCGGCACCGACCCGTCGATGCTCAAGGGGAAGGGGAAGGAGTTCGTCGAGAAGTACAAGGCGAAGTACACGAAGGAGCCCGAGGCGTACGCCGTGTACGGGTACGAGGCCGCCGCGGTGTTCCTCGCGGCGGCGAAGAAGGTCGGCCGGAAGGACCGCGAGGCGATCCTGAAGGCGTGCCTGGAGACGAAGGACTTCGAGGGCGGCGTGGTCGGCAAGTGGAGCTTCGACGCCGACGGCGACACCACCCTCCAGCAGCTGACCATCAGCAAGGTCGAGGGCGGGAAGTTCGTCCCGCAGAAGACCGTAGACAAGAAGTGA
- the glgB gene encoding 1,4-alpha-glucan branching protein GlgB — protein MTRPASPKPKYLPFGSEAGNGQPRQPAAPPEPPGGPGPALTPQDLYLFNEGSHVRLYEKLGSHPATRDGQAGYQFAVWAPNADYVAVVGDFNGWDKGANRLAPVGSSGVWAGFVPGVTNGTMYKYHVAAPGGFTAEKTDPFAFHCEIPPKHAAVTWDMGYEWHDDEWMAGRGKKIAQDAPVSIYEVHLGSWMREADPPYHSLSYRDVAPKLAAYCRDMGFTHVEFLPITEYPFFGSWGYQTTGYFAATSRFGTPQDLMYLIDTLHQAGVGVILDWVPSHFATDAWALAKFDGTACYEHADPQQGFHPDWGSFIFNYGRHEVRSFLLSSALFWLDKYHIDGIRVDAVASMLYLNYSRKEGEWTPNRYGGQENIEAIEFLRRFNQEVYQHYPDVQTIAEESTSWGMVSRPTYAGGLGFGYKWDMGWMHDTLRYIAEDPIHRKYHQNDLTFRMLYAYHENFVLPLSHDEVVHGKGPLWDKCAGDEWQKYAGLRLLFGYMWGMTGKKLLFQGGEIAQRREWRSEESVDWHLLQHAPHEGVQRWVRDLNHAYAAEPALHELDNQPGGFDWIDCADANASVLSFVRRGKTGEELIVCVLNFTPVPRPGYRVGVPSAGFWKEILNSDAGLYWGSNLGNSGGVFAEPTAMHGQPFSVTITLPPLAAVFFKGRG, from the coding sequence ATGACCCGCCCCGCCTCGCCGAAGCCCAAGTACCTCCCGTTCGGCAGCGAGGCGGGGAACGGCCAGCCGCGCCAGCCCGCGGCCCCGCCCGAACCCCCCGGCGGACCCGGCCCCGCGCTCACGCCGCAAGACCTGTACCTGTTCAACGAGGGGAGCCACGTCCGGCTGTACGAGAAGCTCGGCAGCCACCCCGCCACCCGCGACGGCCAGGCCGGCTACCAGTTCGCCGTGTGGGCGCCGAACGCCGACTACGTCGCGGTCGTCGGCGACTTCAACGGCTGGGACAAGGGCGCCAACCGCCTCGCCCCCGTCGGCAGCAGCGGCGTCTGGGCCGGGTTCGTGCCGGGGGTGACCAACGGCACGATGTACAAGTACCACGTCGCGGCGCCGGGCGGGTTCACCGCCGAGAAGACCGACCCGTTCGCGTTCCACTGCGAAATCCCGCCCAAGCACGCCGCCGTGACCTGGGACATGGGCTACGAGTGGCACGACGACGAGTGGATGGCCGGCCGCGGCAAGAAGATCGCCCAGGACGCGCCCGTCAGCATCTACGAGGTCCACCTCGGGTCGTGGATGCGCGAGGCCGACCCGCCGTACCACTCGCTCAGCTACCGCGACGTGGCCCCGAAGCTGGCCGCGTACTGCCGGGACATGGGGTTCACCCACGTCGAGTTCCTGCCGATCACCGAGTACCCGTTCTTCGGGTCGTGGGGCTACCAGACCACCGGCTACTTCGCCGCCACCAGCCGGTTCGGCACCCCGCAAGACCTGATGTACCTCATCGACACGCTCCACCAGGCCGGCGTCGGCGTCATCCTCGACTGGGTGCCGAGCCACTTCGCGACGGACGCCTGGGCGCTGGCGAAGTTCGACGGCACCGCCTGCTACGAGCACGCCGACCCGCAGCAGGGCTTCCACCCGGACTGGGGCAGCTTCATCTTCAACTACGGCCGACACGAGGTCCGCAGCTTCCTGCTCTCCAGCGCCCTGTTCTGGCTCGACAAGTACCACATCGACGGCATCCGCGTGGATGCGGTGGCGTCGATGCTGTACCTGAACTACTCCCGCAAGGAGGGCGAGTGGACGCCCAACCGCTACGGCGGGCAGGAGAACATCGAGGCCATCGAGTTCCTGCGGCGGTTCAACCAGGAAGTGTACCAGCACTACCCGGACGTGCAGACGATCGCGGAGGAGAGCACGAGCTGGGGCATGGTGAGCCGCCCCACCTACGCCGGCGGGCTGGGCTTCGGCTACAAGTGGGACATGGGCTGGATGCACGACACGCTGCGGTACATCGCCGAGGACCCGATCCACCGCAAGTACCACCAGAACGACCTGACGTTCCGGATGCTCTACGCCTACCACGAGAACTTCGTGCTCCCCCTGAGCCACGACGAGGTGGTGCACGGCAAGGGGCCGCTGTGGGACAAGTGCGCCGGCGACGAGTGGCAGAAGTACGCCGGCCTGCGGCTCTTGTTCGGGTACATGTGGGGCATGACGGGGAAGAAGTTGCTGTTCCAGGGCGGCGAGATCGCCCAGCGGCGGGAGTGGCGGTCGGAGGAGAGCGTGGACTGGCACCTGCTGCAGCACGCGCCGCACGAGGGCGTGCAGAGGTGGGTGCGCGACCTGAACCACGCCTACGCCGCCGAGCCGGCGCTGCACGAGCTCGACAACCAGCCGGGCGGGTTCGACTGGATCGACTGCGCCGACGCCAACGCCAGCGTGCTGAGCTTCGTCCGCCGCGGCAAGACGGGCGAGGAACTGATCGTGTGCGTGCTGAACTTCACGCCGGTGCCGCGGCCGGGCTACCGGGTAGGGGTGCCGAGCGCCGGGTTCTGGAAAGAGATTTTGAACAGCGACGCGGGACTGTACTGGGGCAGCAACCTGGGGAACAGCGGCGGCGTGTTCGCGGAACCCACGGCAATGCACGGGCAGCCGTTCTCGGTGACGATCACGCTGCCGCCGCTGGCCGCGGTGTTCTTCAAGGGCCGCGGCTGA